In the Flavobacterium pallidum genome, one interval contains:
- the can gene encoding carbonate dehydratase: MEDFYKKILDNNKEWVEKTLAIDPNYFKDLAKGQTPPLLWIGCSDSRVPANEIIGAKPGEVFVHRNIANMVVHSDMNMLSVLDYSVNVLKVKHVIVCGHYGCGGVKAAMGNSSIGIIDNWIRHIKDVYRLHHNYLDSIINEDDRFNAFVELNVKEQVFDLAKTSIVQAAWKSGQELTLHGWVYGLNSGYVTDLNVDLSGTEDLETVYQLKF, from the coding sequence ATGGAAGATTTTTATAAAAAGATTTTAGACAACAATAAGGAATGGGTTGAAAAAACACTTGCTATCGACCCGAATTATTTTAAGGATTTAGCAAAAGGGCAAACGCCGCCACTTTTATGGATCGGGTGTTCTGACAGCCGCGTACCTGCAAATGAAATTATCGGAGCCAAGCCAGGCGAGGTTTTCGTGCATCGTAACATTGCCAATATGGTCGTGCATTCTGATATGAACATGCTCAGCGTACTCGATTATTCTGTAAATGTGCTTAAAGTAAAACACGTCATCGTGTGCGGGCATTACGGTTGCGGCGGTGTGAAAGCAGCTATGGGAAATTCCTCTATCGGTATCATCGACAACTGGATCCGCCACATCAAGGATGTTTACAGGCTGCACCACAATTACCTGGATTCCATCATTAACGAAGATGACCGCTTCAATGCATTTGTGGAACTGAATGTAAAGGAGCAGGTTTTTGACCTGGCCAAAACGTCAATCGTACAGGCTGCCTGGAAATCAGGTCAGGAGCTTACGCTGCACGGCTGGGTTTACGGACTTAATTCAGGTTATGTAACCGACCTGAACGTAGATCTGTCGGGAACGGAAGACCTGGAGACGGTCTATCAGTTAAAATTCTAA
- a CDS encoding Dps family protein: protein MKINLLGLPIKEMEEISNDLNILLSSFQVYYQNLRGIHWNIRGKRFFNLHVKFEELYNDAQLKVDLVAERVLTIGGTPLHTFEDYVKNNKIVVGKNISNDEKAIHLIVESLSGLLKIEREILIKTADINDEGTNSLMSDFISEQEKTIWMMNAWLEESL, encoded by the coding sequence ATGAAAATAAATCTTTTAGGCCTTCCCATTAAGGAAATGGAAGAAATCAGCAACGACCTTAATATCCTGTTATCAAGTTTCCAGGTATATTACCAGAATCTGCGCGGTATCCACTGGAATATACGGGGAAAGCGGTTTTTTAACCTTCATGTAAAATTTGAAGAACTTTACAATGACGCACAGCTGAAGGTAGATTTGGTGGCAGAGCGCGTATTGACTATTGGCGGAACACCTTTGCATACATTTGAGGATTATGTGAAAAACAACAAAATTGTCGTCGGAAAGAATATTTCCAATGACGAAAAAGCCATCCACCTGATCGTAGAATCGCTTTCCGGATTGTTGAAGATCGAGCGTGAAATCCTTATCAAAACCGCAGATATCAACGATGAAGGCACCAATTCACTGATGAGTGACTTTATTTCTGAGCAGGAAAAGACAATCTGGATGATGAATGCCTGGCTTGAAGAGTCTTTATAA
- a CDS encoding SulP family inorganic anion transporter produces MTKKINLLANLKSDFASGLVVFLVALPLCLGISLASGAPPLSGIIAGIIGGIVVGSLSTSHLSVSGPAAGLTAIVLVAITDFKAFDIFLAAVMVAGFLQLILGFIKAGTLSNYIPTNVIEGMLAGIGVIIILKQIPHALGYDGDFEGDESFLQFDGKNSFSEIFGIFNHLHLGAILITVISLTILIAWDKVPFLKKIKLVPGALIVVILSIILNEIFLSSGSSLAIAPEHLVKLPVPQSVDDFKNIITMPDFTALGNYKVWITGATIAVVASIETLLCIEAADRMDVQKRYTDTDMELKAQGIGNLLSGLLGGLPMTSVVVRTSANSSAGAKSKMSTIIHGFFLLICVLTIPVLLNKIPFAALAAVLLLVGYKLAKPSTVKHFWEKGKYQFVPFIATLVFVVFTDLLKGVALGLIISIIFVLKGNLKRAYHFHKREYEDGDIIQIDLAQEVSFLNKAAIKSTLNEIPENSKVIINAADTVYIAHDVLDLIREFKAVRAKDENIKVKLKGFKKAYNLENTDEIQNHVSIKHHDDQLEQKGKKAKTELNN; encoded by the coding sequence ATGACAAAAAAAATCAATCTTTTGGCAAACCTCAAATCCGATTTCGCATCCGGTTTGGTGGTATTTTTAGTGGCACTTCCCCTGTGCCTGGGTATTTCGCTGGCTTCCGGAGCGCCACCATTATCGGGCATTATTGCCGGCATTATCGGCGGTATCGTAGTCGGATCGTTAAGCACCTCACACCTTAGCGTTTCGGGACCGGCAGCAGGACTTACAGCGATTGTTTTAGTAGCGATTACAGATTTTAAGGCATTCGATATATTCCTTGCAGCGGTTATGGTTGCAGGGTTTCTTCAATTGATTTTGGGATTCATCAAGGCAGGGACATTGTCCAACTACATTCCCACTAATGTTATTGAAGGGATGCTGGCCGGGATTGGAGTAATCATTATTTTGAAGCAGATTCCGCACGCACTGGGCTACGATGGAGATTTTGAAGGTGATGAATCTTTCCTTCAGTTTGATGGAAAGAACTCCTTTTCAGAAATTTTCGGTATTTTCAACCACCTTCATCTTGGTGCGATATTGATTACGGTAATTTCACTTACCATCCTGATTGCATGGGATAAAGTACCGTTCCTGAAGAAAATCAAATTGGTTCCGGGAGCGTTGATCGTTGTCATCCTCAGCATTATTTTAAATGAAATTTTCCTTTCCAGCGGAAGTTCCCTGGCAATTGCCCCGGAGCATTTGGTGAAATTACCGGTTCCTCAATCGGTAGATGATTTTAAGAATATCATCACAATGCCTGATTTTACTGCTTTGGGAAATTATAAGGTCTGGATCACCGGCGCTACTATTGCAGTGGTCGCTTCCATCGAAACCTTGTTGTGTATTGAGGCTGCTGACAGGATGGATGTGCAAAAGCGCTATACGGACACCGATATGGAATTAAAAGCCCAGGGAATTGGAAACCTGCTGAGCGGTTTGTTGGGCGGATTGCCGATGACTTCAGTAGTAGTGCGTACTTCGGCGAACAGCAGTGCCGGTGCCAAATCTAAAATGTCGACCATCATCCACGGTTTTTTCCTGTTGATTTGCGTGCTGACGATTCCGGTGTTGCTGAATAAAATTCCGTTTGCAGCATTGGCAGCTGTGCTTTTGCTGGTAGGATATAAATTGGCAAAACCATCGACAGTAAAGCATTTTTGGGAAAAAGGGAAATACCAATTCGTGCCTTTTATAGCGACGCTTGTGTTTGTGGTTTTTACCGATTTGCTGAAAGGTGTGGCCTTAGGGCTTATCATCAGCATCATTTTTGTACTGAAGGGAAACCTCAAGCGCGCCTATCATTTCCATAAAAGGGAATATGAAGACGGTGACATCATCCAAATCGATCTGGCACAGGAAGTGTCGTTCCTGAATAAAGCTGCAATCAAGTCTACATTGAATGAAATCCCTGAAAATTCCAAAGTCATCATCAATGCCGCCGATACGGTCTACATCGCGCATGATGTATTGGATCTGATAAGGGAATTCAAAGCGGTCCGGGCAAAAGACGAAAACATTAAAGTCAAGCTCAAAGGTTTCAAAAAAGCCTATAACCTTGAAAACACGGATGAAATCCAAAACCATGTTTCGATAAAACATCACGATGACCAATTGGAGCAAAAAGGTAAAAAAGCAAAAACGGAACTTAATAATTAA
- a CDS encoding LysR substrate-binding domain-containing protein, translated as MTITQLQYVLAVAEYKNFTLAAEKCFVTQPTLSMQIQKIEEELNILIFDRSKKPIQLTDIGQKIVTQAKNIVNEADRIKDIVEQQKGFIGGEFRLGIIPTIMPTLLPMFLNNFIKKYPKVKLIIEELNTEEIINRLKNGHLDAAIAATPLEEEKLKEIVLYFEPFVAYLPESHAMANKKEIEVSDLNIEEILMLQDGHCFRDGILNLCKSNGGGNNNGNFRLESGSFETLIKLADEGLGTTLLPYLHTLDLSDKDKVKLHQFKEPKPAREVSLVFPKTELKIHIIDALRSTIAGVIKGAIVFQNVQIVSPLAKAGSKQ; from the coding sequence ATGACCATCACCCAATTACAATATGTACTCGCTGTCGCTGAATATAAAAACTTCACATTAGCCGCTGAAAAGTGCTTCGTTACGCAACCCACGCTGAGTATGCAGATCCAAAAAATCGAAGAGGAACTTAATATCTTAATATTTGACCGAAGCAAAAAACCGATCCAGCTCACGGATATCGGGCAAAAAATTGTAACCCAGGCCAAAAATATCGTAAACGAAGCCGATCGTATCAAAGACATTGTTGAACAACAGAAAGGATTTATCGGCGGGGAATTCCGTTTGGGAATCATCCCAACGATTATGCCCACGCTGCTGCCGATGTTCCTGAATAATTTCATTAAAAAATATCCGAAAGTCAAACTGATTATTGAAGAGCTCAATACTGAAGAAATCATCAACCGCCTGAAAAACGGACATCTTGATGCCGCGATTGCAGCAACACCTTTGGAAGAAGAAAAGTTAAAAGAAATCGTACTGTATTTCGAGCCTTTTGTGGCTTATTTACCGGAATCGCATGCCATGGCCAACAAAAAAGAAATTGAAGTGAGCGACCTCAATATTGAAGAAATACTGATGCTCCAGGACGGGCATTGTTTCCGTGACGGAATTTTAAATTTGTGCAAAAGCAACGGCGGCGGTAACAATAACGGCAACTTCAGGCTCGAAAGCGGCAGTTTTGAAACACTCATCAAACTGGCCGATGAAGGATTGGGAACTACACTCCTGCCCTATCTCCACACTTTGGATTTAAGCGATAAGGACAAAGTGAAACTGCACCAGTTTAAAGAGCCAAAACCCGCACGTGAGGTCAGCCTTGTCTTTCCAAAAACGGAGCTCAAGATCCATATCATCGATGCCTTGCGGAGCACGATTGCTGGCGTGATCAAAGGCGCGATTGTTTTCCAGAATGTACAGATTGTAAGTCCGTTGGCTAAAGCCGGCAGTAAGCAATAG
- a CDS encoding LETM1-related biofilm-associated protein — protein MINPSAPGWIDKFFAEQQPLKLQEIAEPEVLYQRIRKTGFIYGHIVALDTPKAITTRNKTPEENSKIALLSTLYNVHSLVTKEYDPAKFIAAAVSFYKATNKESFNPLKKVLPDNTVTGELEKMIGERVQTNENLISRNFSHILTNALLFEDILAFQQYLIHGEVAGGYMKRLEETIISVVSLALNTKSEKSPYDDLLVKLFESSVRYTKFSKVNISNLEALELDYFRYKFEKFYIIDMAGLAMCSDGIIEEREEEFLLKLAQLMDIRASFVEESIMQTDAFISKYKKEIPYFNYSNPVKHFYDHTTQYVMMLITRNKKRLQKELANNGELMMLLTHSTHRSLDSKEKKKVKKQLLEFCKTVPSLTIFLLPGGSLLLPLLIKFIPKMLPTTFNENLEE, from the coding sequence ATGATAAATCCTTCGGCTCCAGGCTGGATAGATAAATTTTTCGCAGAGCAGCAACCGCTGAAATTGCAAGAAATTGCTGAGCCTGAAGTACTGTACCAACGCATCAGGAAAACAGGATTCATATATGGCCATATTGTTGCTTTAGACACGCCGAAAGCCATTACCACAAGAAACAAAACGCCCGAGGAAAATTCGAAAATAGCCTTGCTCAGCACGCTTTATAACGTACACAGCCTCGTGACTAAAGAATACGACCCTGCAAAATTTATTGCAGCGGCGGTGTCTTTTTACAAGGCAACGAATAAGGAAAGTTTTAACCCGCTCAAGAAAGTATTGCCCGACAATACTGTTACGGGCGAACTGGAAAAAATGATCGGGGAAAGGGTGCAGACGAATGAAAACCTGATCAGCAGGAATTTTTCTCACATCCTGACCAATGCCTTGCTGTTTGAAGATATCCTGGCGTTTCAGCAGTACCTGATTCACGGTGAAGTTGCAGGCGGATACATGAAACGGTTGGAAGAAACCATTATCAGCGTGGTTTCACTGGCATTAAATACGAAATCAGAAAAATCGCCTTATGATGATCTGCTGGTGAAATTGTTCGAATCTTCGGTACGCTACACTAAATTCTCAAAGGTCAATATCAGTAATCTGGAGGCTTTGGAACTGGATTACTTCAGGTATAAATTCGAGAAATTCTACATAATCGATATGGCCGGACTTGCGATGTGCAGCGACGGCATCATTGAGGAACGGGAAGAGGAATTCCTGTTGAAACTGGCACAGCTGATGGATATCCGTGCTTCATTTGTTGAAGAAAGCATTATGCAGACTGACGCTTTTATCAGCAAATACAAAAAGGAAATTCCCTATTTCAATTATTCGAATCCGGTGAAGCATTTTTACGACCACACCACACAGTATGTCATGATGCTCATCACGCGGAACAAGAAAAGGCTGCAGAAGGAACTGGCAAACAACGGCGAACTGATGATGCTTCTGACGCATTCCACACACAGGAGCCTTGATAGCAAGGAAAAGAAAAAAGTAAAGAAACAGCTGCTGGAGTTTTGCAAAACCGTACCATCGCTGACGATTTTCCTTTTGCCGGGCGGAAGTCTGTTATTGCCGTTATTGATTAAATTCATCCCGAAAATGCTCCCGACAACGTTTAACGAAAACCTGGAAGAATAA
- the pheT gene encoding phenylalanine--tRNA ligase subunit beta — protein sequence MKISYNWLKQFIKIDWKSEETAALLTDLGLEVEAVEAYQSVKGGLEGILVGHVLTCVQHPNADRLKVTTVDLGNGTPLQIVCGAANVAAGQKVAVATIGTTLYDKDGNAFQIKKGKIRDQESHGMICAEDEIGLGDSHEGIMVLDETLVPGTPVAKVFNIENDEVFEIGLTPNRADAMSHMGVARDLRAGLQQKGINTELKTPSISNFRIDKRTLKIDVKIDDAKLAPRYCGVTISGVTVKPSPEWLQNRLKAIGLTPKNNIVDVTNYVLHELGQPLHAFDATKINGNKIIVKTMPAGTKFITLDDVERTLHEDDLMICDEKGPLCFAGVFGGKHSGVSENTSNIFLESAYFNPVSVRKTAKRQALNTDASFRFERGIDPTITEYALKRAAILIQEVAGGEITSDVIDVYPKKIEDFPVFLNFEKAAKIIGQELPKETIKKILVSLDIKVNSVSDAGLGLIIPAYRVDVQREIDVIEEILRVYGYNNINFTKKLNATVSNSPRTEDYKVQNIIANQLMSLGFNEMMANSLTTPEYVSLSEQLKEEENVIIINPLSKDLSAMRQSLLFSGLEAVSYNINRRNADLKLFEFGKSYRKDGDAYAENKHLTLFLTGNRMKESWTIPQQVSGFFLFKGYVNSILSRLGITKTNIQPVISDVFAEGISIAVGDDVLVEMGTVKKSVARHFDIKQEVLFADFNWELVLKSINTKIRFADIPKYPEVRRDLALLLDEKIQFDAIYDIARQSEKSLLKEIDLFDVYTGKNLPEGKKSYALSFIIQDNSKTLTDVQIDKIMGKLQQKFETELGAVLR from the coding sequence ATGAAGATATCTTACAACTGGCTGAAACAATTCATTAAAATCGACTGGAAATCTGAAGAAACCGCTGCCCTGCTTACTGATTTAGGACTGGAAGTAGAAGCTGTCGAAGCGTATCAATCCGTAAAAGGCGGATTGGAAGGCATTCTTGTAGGCCATGTGCTAACGTGTGTACAGCATCCAAATGCCGACCGCCTGAAAGTAACGACTGTCGACCTTGGAAACGGAACACCTCTACAAATCGTCTGCGGTGCTGCAAATGTTGCGGCTGGCCAGAAAGTTGCGGTGGCCACCATCGGCACGACCTTATATGATAAAGATGGGAACGCCTTCCAGATCAAGAAAGGAAAAATCCGTGACCAGGAAAGCCATGGTATGATTTGTGCCGAAGACGAAATCGGGCTGGGTGACAGCCATGAAGGAATTATGGTCCTGGACGAAACATTGGTTCCGGGAACGCCTGTCGCCAAAGTTTTTAATATCGAAAATGACGAAGTGTTCGAGATCGGATTGACGCCTAACCGCGCTGATGCCATGAGCCATATGGGCGTAGCGCGCGACCTGCGTGCCGGTTTACAGCAAAAAGGCATTAATACGGAATTAAAGACGCCTTCCATCAGCAATTTCAGGATTGACAAGCGCACGCTCAAAATTGACGTGAAAATAGACGATGCCAAGTTGGCCCCGAGATATTGCGGCGTGACCATCTCGGGCGTTACGGTAAAACCTTCGCCGGAATGGCTGCAGAACAGGCTGAAGGCAATCGGGCTTACACCAAAAAACAACATAGTGGATGTCACCAATTATGTACTCCATGAGCTTGGGCAGCCATTACATGCTTTTGACGCCACTAAAATCAATGGCAATAAAATCATTGTGAAAACAATGCCAGCCGGAACAAAATTTATTACGCTTGACGATGTCGAAAGGACATTGCACGAAGATGATCTGATGATTTGCGATGAAAAAGGCCCATTGTGCTTTGCAGGTGTTTTCGGCGGTAAGCATTCGGGAGTTAGTGAAAACACAAGCAATATCTTTTTGGAAAGTGCCTATTTCAATCCGGTGAGCGTACGTAAAACTGCTAAAAGGCAAGCGTTAAATACAGATGCTTCCTTCCGTTTTGAAAGAGGCATCGATCCTACGATTACTGAATATGCGTTAAAAAGGGCAGCTATCCTCATCCAGGAAGTGGCCGGAGGCGAAATCACTTCAGATGTAATTGATGTATATCCAAAGAAGATTGAAGACTTTCCGGTTTTCCTGAATTTTGAAAAAGCAGCGAAAATCATCGGCCAGGAACTGCCAAAAGAAACCATTAAGAAAATTTTAGTGTCCCTTGATATTAAAGTGAATAGCGTTTCCGATGCGGGACTTGGATTGATTATTCCGGCTTATCGCGTCGATGTACAGCGGGAAATTGACGTGATTGAAGAAATCCTCAGGGTTTACGGATACAACAATATCAACTTTACGAAGAAACTCAACGCCACAGTTTCAAATTCACCACGCACCGAAGATTACAAGGTACAGAATATTATCGCAAACCAACTGATGTCATTGGGTTTCAATGAAATGATGGCGAACTCTTTGACGACACCGGAGTATGTGTCGCTTTCGGAGCAGCTTAAGGAAGAAGAAAACGTTATCATCATCAATCCGTTAAGTAAGGATTTATCGGCGATGAGGCAATCTTTATTGTTTTCAGGACTCGAAGCCGTATCTTACAACATCAATCGCAGGAATGCCGATCTGAAGCTTTTTGAATTCGGGAAAAGTTACCGTAAGGATGGCGACGCTTACGCAGAAAACAAACACCTGACGCTTTTCCTGACCGGAAACCGGATGAAGGAAAGCTGGACCATACCGCAACAGGTTTCAGGTTTCTTCCTTTTTAAAGGATATGTAAACAGCATCCTGTCACGCCTTGGCATTACAAAAACAAACATCCAGCCTGTAATTTCCGATGTTTTCGCCGAAGGAATTTCGATTGCTGTTGGGGATGATGTCCTGGTGGAAATGGGTACGGTGAAAAAATCAGTTGCCAGGCATTTTGATATCAAGCAGGAAGTTTTATTTGCCGATTTCAACTGGGAGTTGGTTTTAAAATCCATCAATACCAAAATCCGTTTTGCCGACATTCCTAAATATCCTGAAGTACGACGTGACCTGGCTTTACTCCTGG